A window of the Gemmatirosa kalamazoonensis genome harbors these coding sequences:
- a CDS encoding peptide ABC transporter substrate-binding protein, which yields MMTRERGGASAALACAFVVLASCAPPPRPADTVVIASGADLESANPLVTVHPLSRQVQRYLLFVTLARYDSALQPQPYFARRWEWSGDRTTLTLHLDPALRWHDGAPTTARDVAFTLALARDPAVGYPRASDAAAIAGDSVVDDTTLVLRFRSAQPDLPALLCELPIVPRHRLATVDRADLRRAPFSTAPLGNGPFRFVHRDAGARWVFERNTSFPASLGGPPRLRRVVVAVVDEATTKFAGLVSGELDAAGIAPTMASLAARDPSLRVLSYPVLQSYALVFNAGRAPFDDVRVRRAVNASIDRARLVAAAVAGYGTPAAGAVPPDNPLALPPHAPLDVRLADSLLDAAGWRRGADGIRARGGRPLDVTLYTVATGDNPVEQLVQADLGARGIRVAIRQMELGAFLSAARARQRAFDMLLSGIPGDLSLAHLAGMFASSQAGGALDYGGYHSARLDAGFARAASATSDSARRDAWGEVQRALADEVPVAWLYHARGVQGLSARLHGVTMDLRGELVTLARWTVRSR from the coding sequence ATGATGACGCGGGAACGCGGCGGCGCAAGCGCAGCGCTCGCGTGCGCGTTCGTGGTGCTCGCGAGCTGCGCGCCGCCGCCGCGTCCCGCCGATACCGTCGTGATCGCGTCGGGCGCGGACCTCGAGTCGGCGAACCCGTTGGTCACCGTGCACCCGCTGTCGCGGCAGGTGCAGCGATACCTGCTCTTCGTCACGCTCGCGCGCTACGACTCGGCGCTGCAGCCGCAGCCGTACTTCGCGCGGCGCTGGGAGTGGTCGGGCGACCGCACGACGCTCACGCTGCACCTCGATCCCGCGCTGCGCTGGCACGACGGCGCGCCGACCACGGCGCGCGACGTCGCGTTCACGCTGGCCCTCGCCCGCGATCCCGCGGTCGGCTACCCGCGCGCGTCGGACGCCGCGGCGATCGCGGGCGATTCCGTGGTCGACGACACGACGCTCGTACTGCGCTTCCGCAGCGCGCAGCCGGACCTTCCGGCGCTGCTGTGCGAGCTGCCGATCGTGCCGCGCCACCGCCTCGCGACGGTCGACCGCGCGGACCTGCGCCGCGCGCCGTTCTCCACCGCGCCGCTCGGCAACGGGCCGTTCCGGTTCGTCCATCGCGACGCGGGCGCGCGGTGGGTCTTCGAGCGGAACACGAGCTTCCCCGCATCGTTAGGCGGGCCGCCGCGGCTGCGACGTGTCGTCGTCGCCGTGGTCGACGAGGCGACGACGAAGTTCGCGGGGCTCGTGAGCGGGGAGCTCGACGCGGCCGGCATCGCGCCGACCATGGCGTCGCTCGCCGCCCGCGACCCGTCGCTCCGCGTGCTCTCGTACCCCGTGCTGCAATCGTACGCGCTCGTCTTCAACGCCGGTCGCGCGCCGTTCGACGACGTGCGCGTGCGCCGTGCGGTGAACGCGTCGATCGATCGCGCACGCCTCGTGGCGGCGGCGGTCGCCGGCTACGGTACGCCCGCCGCGGGCGCCGTGCCCCCGGACAACCCGCTCGCCCTCCCGCCACACGCGCCGCTCGACGTGCGGCTCGCCGACTCGCTCCTCGACGCCGCCGGATGGAGGCGGGGCGCCGACGGCATCCGCGCGCGTGGCGGCCGTCCGCTCGACGTCACGCTGTACACCGTCGCCACGGGCGACAATCCGGTCGAGCAGCTCGTGCAGGCGGACCTCGGCGCGCGCGGCATCCGCGTCGCGATCCGGCAGATGGAGCTCGGCGCGTTCCTCTCGGCGGCGCGCGCGAGGCAGCGGGCGTTCGACATGCTGCTGAGCGGCATCCCCGGCGACCTCTCGCTCGCGCACCTCGCCGGGATGTTTGCCTCGTCGCAGGCCGGTGGTGCGCTCGACTACGGTGGCTACCATTCGGCGCGCCTCGACGCGGGCTTCGCGCGCGCGGCGTCCGCGACGAGCGACTCGGCGCGGCGCGACGCGTGGGGCGAGGTGCAGCGCGCGCTCGCCGACGAGGTGCCGGTGGCGTGGCTGTACCACGCGCGCGGCGTGCAGGGGCTGAGCGCGCGGCTGCACGGCGTCACCATGGATCTGCGCGGCGAGCTGGTGACGCTCGCGCGATGGACCGTTCGCTCGCGATGA
- a CDS encoding ABC transporter permease, whose translation MPLAVLARRLLTGVVLLWLVVSLTFLLVHLAPGDPAALLLPPSASAADAARLRTRLGLDAPLGVQYVRWIGGVARGDLGTSVALDRPVSRVLGDALPITLGLGATSLALTFVVGVAVGTWQAVRRGHRDDLALTVAATTVYAAPSYWLSLVAIALFTYGAARWHFPPALRLPAFGVRDPSGQLTGVAATVDLVRHAVLPVLVLSGVGAAGIARYARAAMLDVLGGDFVRTARAKGAPPARVYGRHALANALPPLVVLLALAFPGVVAGSVFVESVFAWPGMGRAMVQAIAQRDYPVVLGATLLYAALVIAANLAADLLLPALDPRRR comes from the coding sequence ATGCCTCTCGCCGTGCTCGCCCGCAGGCTGCTCACCGGCGTCGTGCTGCTCTGGCTCGTCGTCTCGCTCACGTTCCTCCTCGTGCACCTCGCACCCGGGGATCCCGCGGCGTTGCTGCTGCCACCGTCGGCGAGCGCCGCCGACGCCGCGCGGCTACGGACACGGCTCGGCCTCGACGCGCCGCTCGGCGTGCAATATGTACGGTGGATCGGCGGCGTGGCGCGCGGTGACCTCGGCACGAGCGTGGCGCTCGACCGTCCCGTGTCGCGCGTGTTGGGCGACGCGCTGCCGATCACGCTCGGACTGGGCGCGACATCGCTCGCGCTCACGTTCGTGGTGGGCGTCGCGGTCGGCACCTGGCAGGCGGTGCGGCGGGGACACCGCGACGACCTCGCGCTCACCGTCGCTGCGACGACGGTGTATGCGGCGCCGAGCTACTGGCTGTCGCTCGTCGCCATCGCGCTGTTCACGTACGGCGCCGCGCGGTGGCACTTCCCGCCGGCGCTGCGCCTCCCCGCGTTCGGCGTGCGCGATCCGAGCGGGCAGCTCACGGGCGTCGCGGCCACGGTGGATCTCGTGCGGCACGCGGTGCTCCCGGTGCTCGTGCTGAGCGGCGTCGGCGCGGCCGGCATCGCGCGGTACGCGCGCGCAGCGATGCTCGACGTGCTGGGGGGCGACTTCGTGCGCACCGCACGCGCGAAGGGCGCGCCGCCGGCGCGCGTGTACGGGCGCCACGCGCTGGCGAACGCGCTGCCGCCGCTCGTGGTGCTGCTCGCGCTCGCGTTCCCCGGCGTCGTGGCGGGATCGGTGTTCGTGGAGTCGGTGTTCGCGTGGCCGGGGATGGGGCGCGCCATGGTGCAGGCGATCGCCCAGCGCGACTACCCCGTGGTGCTCGGCGCGACGCTGCTCTACGCGGCGCTCGTCATCGCCGCGAACCTCGCGGCCGATCTGCTGCTGCCGGCGCTCGACCCGCGACGGCGATGA
- a CDS encoding ABC transporter permease: MKGRRTALVVPAVMLGALALIVLLGPLLSRGDPLGIGDVLATRLMPPGTTDRLGAFHPFGTDRFGRDVLLRALVAGRLSLGVGVVGSVLAGALGTALGAWAGWRGGTIDLLVTAAADTLLSVPRLVLLLVIAALWGPGTLTTVVVLVATGWMGVARLVRAEVLGARRRDWVDAARAVGAPPGRILWRHVVPNAVGPAIVATTLGVGNAILLESGLSFLGLGIQPPAPSWGNMIAGGRDLIVTAPWIAVTPGLALVLTVLACTLLGDALRDRLAGETEI, encoded by the coding sequence ATGAAGGGGCGACGCACCGCGTTGGTCGTCCCCGCCGTCATGCTCGGCGCGCTCGCCCTGATCGTGCTGCTCGGTCCCCTGCTCTCGCGCGGTGACCCGCTCGGCATCGGCGACGTGCTCGCGACGCGGCTCATGCCGCCCGGCACCACCGACCGCCTCGGCGCGTTCCACCCGTTCGGCACCGACCGGTTCGGGCGCGACGTGCTGCTGCGCGCGCTGGTGGCCGGACGGCTGTCGTTAGGCGTCGGCGTCGTCGGGTCGGTGCTCGCCGGCGCGCTCGGGACCGCGCTCGGCGCGTGGGCGGGCTGGCGCGGCGGCACGATCGACCTGCTCGTCACGGCGGCCGCCGACACGCTGCTCTCCGTGCCGCGGCTCGTGCTGCTGCTCGTGATCGCCGCGCTGTGGGGCCCCGGCACGCTGACGACGGTCGTCGTGCTCGTCGCCACGGGATGGATGGGCGTCGCGCGGCTCGTGCGCGCGGAGGTGCTCGGCGCGCGCCGTCGCGACTGGGTGGACGCGGCGCGCGCGGTCGGCGCGCCGCCGGGGCGCATCCTGTGGCGGCACGTCGTGCCGAACGCCGTGGGACCGGCGATCGTCGCCACCACGCTCGGCGTCGGCAACGCGATCCTGCTCGAGAGCGGGCTGTCGTTCCTCGGCCTCGGCATCCAGCCGCCGGCGCCGAGCTGGGGGAACATGATCGCGGGCGGGCGAGACCTCATCGTGACGGCGCCGTGGATCGCCGTCACGCCGGGCCTCGCCCTCGTGCTCACCGTGCTCGCGTGTACGCTGCTCGGCGACGCGCTGCGCGACCGGCTCGCCGGCGAGACGGAGATCTAG
- a CDS encoding glycoside hydrolase family 38 C-terminal domain-containing protein translates to MSAADPSTTLDRPLDVLVVPHTHWDREWYHPVGRLRQRLVALVDELLDDPVPPPGSFLLDGQGAVLDDYLAVRPERRDALAAAVRDGWLEAGPWYVLADELIPSGEALVRNLLAGRRTLAALGGSPPPVLYSPDAFGHAAALPVLARGFGCGVTIAWRGYGGARWPDGDAAWWRAPDGEATLLFHLPPDGYEYGSSLPADPRRAADRWREMRAVLAPRARLGLVLVQNGADHHARQRRWREALDALREAAAPDRVSHASLPAFADEAGRRARETELPTVQGELRDSYGYAWTLQGTFATRAAQKRRNAHAQRLLERDVEPWLALLALRDGVVGDGADDGRRALLQAAWRTLLLCHPHDTLCGCSTDEVARAADARFDDAIAQGRGLRSDALALLLGHDADAAREQRSAWRPTLVVRNRAARARGGATEVELATFVRDVAVGPGSAGTWRPVKPLGATPHVRAGDDDLPLQILGRALRHDRVEAPRHYPDDDIVEAARAVVWVPRLDGHEVRAFAIAATAAESGAAGPSHPVRVGDGTLDNGLLGVAVDARGRVSLRALGGAVHVESLVGFEDVGDAGDTYTHSPVGAPLRSAWFAGAKTVDRGPLRGTLELRYRLRVPAALRVEPDADTFSRPTKRAGRHVEIPLTVRLSLDADASFVRVHVRGDNVARDHRLRVVFASGVRSESVLADAALGPVVRTPIAVPAGDAVAERPPDTAPLHRWVARTDGQRTSALVSDGLGEYEARPDGAIAVTLVRAVGELSRPDLPERPGHAGWPVATPEAQCPGPFEARFAVALLDGPLDPAAVERLADDVLLPLCGETLRPALVLPPPAGGLTLDGDGLAFSCAKPSDDGEWVVLRCVNATDREVRGVWRLRVPVRDAVAARLDETPGASLAVEGAGDESRLPIVVPPRGVSTVLVR, encoded by the coding sequence GTGAGCGCCGCCGACCCCTCGACCACGCTCGACCGCCCGCTCGACGTCCTCGTTGTCCCGCACACCCACTGGGACCGCGAGTGGTACCACCCCGTCGGCCGCCTCCGACAGCGCCTCGTCGCGCTCGTCGACGAGCTGCTCGACGACCCGGTGCCGCCGCCGGGAAGCTTCCTCCTGGACGGCCAGGGCGCGGTGCTCGACGACTACCTCGCCGTGCGCCCCGAGCGGCGCGACGCCCTCGCCGCGGCGGTGCGCGACGGATGGCTGGAGGCGGGGCCGTGGTACGTGCTCGCCGACGAGCTGATCCCGTCGGGCGAGGCGCTCGTCCGCAACCTGCTCGCCGGACGACGCACGCTCGCCGCGCTCGGCGGGTCGCCGCCGCCGGTGCTGTACTCGCCCGACGCGTTCGGGCACGCCGCCGCGCTTCCGGTGCTCGCTCGGGGCTTCGGCTGCGGCGTCACGATCGCGTGGCGCGGCTACGGCGGCGCACGGTGGCCGGACGGCGATGCCGCCTGGTGGCGCGCCCCCGACGGCGAGGCGACGCTGCTGTTCCATCTGCCGCCCGACGGCTACGAGTACGGCTCATCGCTCCCCGCCGACCCGCGGCGCGCGGCCGATCGGTGGCGGGAGATGCGCGCCGTGCTCGCCCCGCGCGCGCGGCTCGGCCTCGTGCTCGTGCAGAACGGTGCCGACCATCACGCGCGGCAGCGACGGTGGCGCGAGGCGCTCGATGCGCTCCGCGAAGCCGCGGCGCCCGACCGCGTGTCGCACGCGTCGCTCCCCGCGTTCGCCGACGAGGCGGGCCGCCGCGCGCGCGAGACCGAGCTGCCGACGGTGCAGGGGGAGCTGCGCGACAGCTACGGCTATGCGTGGACGCTCCAGGGGACGTTCGCGACGCGCGCGGCGCAGAAGCGGCGCAACGCCCACGCGCAGCGATTGCTCGAGCGGGACGTCGAGCCGTGGCTGGCGCTGCTCGCGCTGCGCGACGGCGTCGTCGGCGACGGTGCCGACGACGGCCGGCGCGCGCTCCTGCAGGCGGCGTGGCGCACGCTGCTGCTCTGCCATCCGCACGACACGCTGTGCGGCTGCTCCACCGACGAGGTGGCGCGCGCCGCCGATGCGCGGTTCGACGACGCGATCGCGCAGGGACGCGGCCTCCGCTCCGACGCGCTCGCGTTGCTGCTCGGCCACGACGCGGACGCGGCGCGCGAGCAGCGCAGCGCGTGGCGGCCCACGCTCGTCGTGCGCAACCGCGCCGCGCGCGCTCGCGGCGGCGCAACCGAGGTCGAGCTGGCGACGTTCGTGCGCGACGTCGCGGTGGGGCCGGGGTCGGCGGGGACGTGGCGGCCGGTGAAACCGTTAGGCGCCACGCCGCACGTGCGCGCCGGCGACGACGACCTGCCGCTCCAGATCCTCGGCCGCGCGCTGCGCCACGACCGCGTCGAGGCGCCGCGGCACTATCCCGACGACGACATCGTCGAGGCGGCGCGGGCGGTGGTGTGGGTGCCACGGCTCGACGGCCACGAGGTGCGCGCGTTCGCCATCGCCGCGACGGCAGCGGAGTCCGGCGCTGCGGGGCCGTCGCATCCGGTGCGCGTCGGCGACGGCACGCTCGACAACGGGTTGCTCGGCGTGGCGGTCGACGCCCGCGGGCGGGTGTCGCTGCGCGCGCTCGGCGGCGCGGTGCACGTCGAGTCGCTCGTCGGCTTCGAGGATGTCGGCGACGCCGGCGACACGTACACCCACTCGCCGGTCGGCGCGCCGCTGCGGTCGGCGTGGTTCGCCGGGGCGAAGACGGTGGACCGCGGTCCGCTGCGCGGCACGCTGGAGCTCCGCTACCGGCTGCGGGTGCCGGCGGCGCTCCGCGTCGAGCCCGATGCCGACACGTTCTCGCGTCCCACCAAGCGCGCCGGCCGTCACGTGGAGATCCCGCTCACCGTCCGGCTCTCGCTCGATGCCGACGCGTCGTTCGTGCGCGTGCACGTGCGCGGCGACAACGTGGCGCGCGACCACCGGCTGCGGGTCGTGTTCGCGTCGGGCGTGCGCAGCGAGTCGGTGCTCGCCGACGCCGCGCTCGGCCCCGTGGTGCGGACGCCGATCGCCGTGCCCGCAGGCGATGCGGTGGCCGAGCGTCCGCCGGACACGGCCCCGCTACACCGTTGGGTCGCGCGCACCGACGGCCAGCGCACTTCCGCGCTGGTCTCCGACGGGTTGGGCGAGTACGAGGCGCGCCCCGATGGCGCGATCGCCGTCACGCTCGTACGCGCGGTGGGGGAGCTGTCGCGCCCCGATCTCCCCGAGCGCCCGGGCCACGCCGGCTGGCCGGTGGCGACGCCGGAGGCCCAGTGTCCTGGCCCGTTCGAGGCGCGCTTCGCCGTCGCGCTGCTCGACGGTCCGCTCGACCCGGCCGCGGTGGAACGACTCGCCGACGACGTGTTGCTCCCGCTGTGCGGCGAGACGCTGCGTCCGGCGCTCGTGCTCCCGCCGCCCGCCGGCGGCCTGACGCTCGACGGCGACGGGCTCGCGTTCTCCTGCGCGAAGCCGAGCGACGACGGCGAGTGGGTGGTGCTGCGGTGCGTGAACGCGACCGACCGCGAGGTGCGCGGCGTATGGCGGCTGCGCGTGCCGGTGCGCGACGCGGTGGCCGCGCGGCTCGACGAGACGCCCGGTGCGTCGCTCGCCGTGGAGGGCGCGGGCGACGAGAGTCGGTTGCCGATCGTCGTGCCCCCCCGGGGCGTGTCGACGGTACTCGTCCGGTGA
- a CDS encoding lmo0937 family membrane protein, with translation MIWTLAVVLFVLWLLGFGVFHVAGGLIHLLLVLAVIVVLYRLITGRRPVA, from the coding sequence ATGATCTGGACACTTGCGGTAGTGCTGTTCGTCCTGTGGCTCCTCGGCTTCGGCGTGTTCCACGTCGCGGGCGGGTTGATCCACCTCCTGCTGGTGCTCGCGGTGATCGTCGTCCTGTACCGCCTCATCACGGGCCGTCGTCCCGTAGCGTAG
- a CDS encoding VTT domain-containing protein → MNFFSELLHRLRDLPALVQWAGYVGLFAIVFTETGLFFGFFLPGDSLLVTAGLLASQGLPLDVRTLGFLLSGAAILGDNTNYWIGRISGERIFTREESLLFKPKHLQRAADFYAKHGAKTVVLARFMPIVRTFAPLVAGAARMPYRTFLTFSVIGGLAWIWSMLAIGYFLGSRFPGVSEHLELVIIVVVLLSISPGIVSWLRTRRAAATAGAGAGDVGSGGRPR, encoded by the coding sequence ATGAACTTCTTCAGCGAGCTGCTGCATCGCCTGCGCGACCTGCCCGCGCTCGTGCAATGGGCCGGCTACGTGGGCCTGTTCGCGATCGTCTTCACGGAAACGGGACTGTTCTTCGGGTTCTTCCTCCCCGGCGACTCGCTGCTCGTGACGGCGGGGCTGCTCGCGTCGCAGGGGCTGCCGCTCGACGTGCGCACCCTCGGCTTCCTGCTCTCCGGCGCCGCGATCCTCGGCGACAACACGAACTACTGGATCGGCCGCATCTCCGGAGAGCGCATCTTCACGCGCGAGGAGTCGCTGCTGTTCAAGCCGAAGCACCTGCAGCGCGCCGCCGACTTCTACGCGAAGCACGGCGCCAAGACCGTGGTGCTTGCGCGATTCATGCCGATCGTCCGCACGTTCGCGCCGCTCGTCGCGGGTGCCGCGCGCATGCCGTACCGCACCTTCCTCACGTTCAGCGTCATCGGCGGGCTGGCGTGGATCTGGAGCATGCTGGCGATCGGCTACTTTCTCGGCAGTCGCTTCCCCGGCGTGAGCGAGCATCTCGAGCTCGTGATCATCGTCGTCGTGCTGCTCTCGATCTCCCCGGGCATCGTGAGCTGGCTGCGCACGCGGCGCGCCGCTGCGACGGCGGGAGCGGGCGCCGGCGACGTTGGAAGCGGCGGCCGGCCCCGCTAG
- a CDS encoding superoxide dismutase, whose protein sequence is MPHSLPPLPYAPDALEPHIDAQTMQIHHDKHHQAYVTNLNAALEKAPDVADRPLEQLLADLNAVPEAVRTAVRNNGGGHWNHSQFWRWMGPNAGGEPGGALGQAITSSFGDFAKFRDQFKAAATGRFGSGWAWLVRKGGGLAITSTPNQDNPLMDGVRPEDVLLGLDVWEHAYYLKYQNRRPDYIDAWWNVVNWSQVKF, encoded by the coding sequence ATGCCTCATTCGCTGCCGCCCCTGCCGTACGCCCCCGACGCGCTCGAGCCGCACATCGACGCGCAGACGATGCAGATCCACCACGACAAGCATCATCAGGCGTACGTCACGAACCTGAACGCCGCGCTGGAGAAGGCGCCCGACGTCGCGGACCGTCCGCTGGAGCAGCTGCTCGCCGACCTGAACGCGGTGCCGGAGGCCGTGCGCACCGCGGTGCGCAACAACGGCGGCGGCCACTGGAACCACTCGCAGTTCTGGCGGTGGATGGGCCCCAACGCGGGCGGTGAGCCCGGCGGCGCGCTCGGTCAGGCGATCACGTCGTCGTTCGGCGACTTCGCGAAGTTCCGCGACCAGTTCAAGGCCGCCGCGACGGGCCGCTTCGGCTCGGGGTGGGCGTGGCTCGTCCGCAAGGGCGGTGGCCTCGCGATCACGAGCACGCCGAACCAGGACAACCCGCTCATGGACGGCGTGCGTCCCGAGGACGTCCTGCTCGGCCTCGACGTCTGGGAGCACGCGTACTACCTGAAGTACCAGAACCGCCGGCCGGACTACATCGACGCGTGGTGGAACGTGGTCAACTGGTCGCAGGTCAAGTTCTGA